A stretch of the Ptychodera flava strain L36383 chromosome 18, AS_Pfla_20210202, whole genome shotgun sequence genome encodes the following:
- the LOC139117152 gene encoding uncharacterized protein has product MAHSNAKSPSHNLRFVVRLFFLLILLFAPSSSLDMINQCPEEWPFEYCPRENDTDDHVVCCLADEEYSCCLEDHLREWLIFLVCIFIAVAFIGMLVMIAVCCGFCTCLTCCHSYFHGDKHSRRPRNEVHVYESGNHPTVVIIDKKHT; this is encoded by the exons ATGGCGCACAGTAATGCCAAATCGCCATCTCACAATCTCCGTTTCGTAGTTAGACTATTTTTCCTACTCATACTCCTCTTTG cgccatcatcatcattggaCATGATAAACCAATGCCCCGAGGAGTGGCCCTTTGAATATTGCCCCCGTGAAAACGACACGGACGATCACGTGGTCTGTTGTCTGGCTGACGAAGAGTATAGTTGTTGTCTCGAAGACCATCTAAG GGAGTGGTTGATCTTTTTGGTCTGTATCTTTATCGCTGTGGCGTTTATCGGTATGCTGGTGATGATTGCCGTGTGCTGTGGTTTTTGCACCTGTCTGACGTGTTGCCATTCCTACTTCCATGGAGACAAACACTCGAGGAGACCTAGAAACGAAGTTCATGTTTATGAATCGGGCAACCATCCGACAGTTGTCATCATTGACAAGAAACACACGTAG
- the LOC139117826 gene encoding uncharacterized protein has product MAPTYNLCVVVRLLVSFMLFHQRTVSAPASPPQPPPPPSSPSSSSSPPLNLTNQCPEEWTFEYCPRENDTDDHVICCLSRDEYSCCLEANSRYGKYTPTSRLHGNDIEE; this is encoded by the exons ATGGCGCCAACTTACAATCTCTGCGTGGTGGTAAGACTGCTTGTCTCATTTATGCTCTTCCATC AGAGAACTGTTTCAGCGCCTGCATCACCGCCAcagccaccaccaccaccatcatcaccatcatcatcatcatcgccgcCATTGAACTTGACGAACCAATGTCCCGAAGAGTGGACGTTTGAGTACTGCCCCCGTGAAAACGACACGGACGATCACGTGATCTGTTGTCTTTCTCGAGATGAGTATAGTTGTTGTCTGGAAGCCAACTCAAGGTACGGCAAATATACTCCCACCAGCAGACTTCACGGCAATGACATTGAAGAATAG
- the LOC139117153 gene encoding ubiquitin carboxyl-terminal hydrolase CYLD-like isoform X1 — MSRRLSPYFILLKDQIVPRQGKTALVNRPEAKDRQVLGGTLLELVEVRARDAGRPHTSVITGPGGEKLKFRSLDHDNIRLECSHNEVARISTEEKDLLLALVTLRERYDLYVDRKKLDWGLSIKIDSRVLVEIPTLVHKAPGKVRYKGPLPGASGTHFGVELLHDKGQGTTNGVFRKQQFFRCEQDCGVFVSIQKLTFEGHTENVHKPRDDRSRTGKNHGDTEMHIGMRVVIFCAAEDGKERQEYGTVRYIGTPKKLKGEKYVGIELDNPAGKGSGKYEGEQLFQARKDHATLVPIDAVLPACHLEDTNAPVKTHSQPRGVLARAQSELIRRSVDSGRAADKQQYNYATRSKTAKPDSATATSSNLSDVLNEASKELGMSKGDLLKEQEELFREYEKKKEQESRVPATKLVGRHLSDGMHRAIPEEPSKRIPGVAYPSDGARNSVFYTDGDNAEDAPQKTNSTFYVQTPDRGRDSDYEYMAPQPNPTYENISRSPTYKNPTKPNHGNLRVSIEDSSKPTNPGARTGKRGLSRDYSDDSPDPPAYLLRSPSPKLLTPHYFSKGLSHELRSNTAPDRSSDHRLQRSYSDSYSPTARAMDSPPVFPSAKDQSADQDAVFTDQAEKKDERNRVSLHRTMSIGSMVEIMGDPPKYGVIKWMGILPDTEKDAVGVELEEEITGCTDGTFKGIRLFDCPPRRGIFVLSKNVRPDSRFATNHSARHRTLSEAFGQYDSPMVEEYIAPPDELTPELIGFGKGIQGHHNSCYLDTTLYSMFAFSLAFDELILRDMGGSDLQQFEEVQNILKSGIVNPLRKHGFVRADRVLKFRELLDKFGSVSGLTTEEKDPEEFLNTVHQIFKSEPYVKVRDSRGEEHSFFFYQMFMERDESKSLPTVQQLFEQSFLVSDIKLVEVPGCLLVQMPRYGKNYKMYDRVIPSLTLDITDVLDGFPRQCTICQGLAEHECRDCNTAKSFNDQITAYCSECAKRTHSHQKRKNHKYTELSLPEDVKTFYRENPGEIERQCMELFAVVCIETSHYVAFVKSGSGEDKQWCFFDSMADRKGEEDGHNIPAVTHLPDFVTWLQDDKIKKTEIKDMPEHLRRLVCDAYLLFYQSPDTLMYGTSSKPH; from the exons ATGAGTAGGAGACTGAGTCCATACTTTATTCTGCTCAAGGATCAAATTGTGCCCAGGCAAGGTAAAACAGCTTTGGTGAATCGACCAGAAGCGAAGGATAGACAGGTTCTGGGGGGTACACTGCTCGAACTTGTAGAGGTCAGAGCGAGAGATGCTGGCAGGCCTCACACGAGTGTTATTACTGGACCAGGTGGAGAGAAACTCAAATTCCGTTCGCTTGATCATGACAACATACGCCTCGAATGTTCACACAACGAAGTTGCACGGATATCGACAGAAGAAAAGGACTTGCTTTTGGCATTGGTGACCCTTAGAGAAAGATATGATTTGTACGTCGATAGAAAGAAACTCGACTGGGGACTCTCGATCAAGATTGACTCTCGTGTGCTTGTGGAGATCCCGACGTTGGTTCATAAAGCGCCCGGGAAAGTAAGGTACAAGGGACCGCTGCCAGGAGCGTCAGGAACACACTTTGGCGTTGAACTGTTG CATGACAAAGGCCAAGGAACCACCAATGGAGTATTTCGCAAACAGCAATTCTTTCGTTGTGAGCAGGACTGTGGTGTTTTTGTCAGCATTCAAAAACTTACATTTGAAGGacacactgaaaatgttcacaaaCCTAGGGATGATAGATCTAGGACAGGTAAAAACCATGGTGACACTGAAATGCATATAGGAATGAGAGTTGTGATTTTCTGTGCTGCGGAGGATGGAAAAGAAAGACAAGAATACGGAACTGTGAGATACATCGGCACGCCAAAGAAACTTAAAGGAGAGAAATACGTAGGAATTGAGCTG GATAACCCAGCTGGAAAAGGCAGTGGAAAATATGAAGGAGAGCAACTGTTCCAAGCCAGGAAGGATCACGCTACCTTAGTACCGATTGATGCGGTGCTCCCAGCATGTCACCTCGAAGACACAAATG CTCCAGTGAAAACCCACTCCCAGCCAAGGGGTGTTTTGGCCAGGGCCCAGTCTGAACTCATAAGGAGAAGTGTAGACTCCGGCAGGGCGGCGGACAAACAGCAATATAATTATGCCACCCGCAGCAAAA CGGCTAAGCCAGACAGTGCAACTGCTACATCGAGCAATCTGTCAGACGTGCTCAACGAAGCTTCTAAAGAACTTGGAATGAGCAAAGGAGATCTCCTGAAAGAACAGGAAGAACTTTTCAGAGAATATGAGAAGAAGAAAGAGCAGGAAAGTAGAGTGCCGGCGACAAAGCTCGTCGGACGGCACCTGAGCGACGGAATGCACAGAGCGATTCCTGAGGAACCTTCTAAACGAATTCCAGGTGTGGCATACCCAAGTGATGGGGCCAGAAATTCTGTGTTTTATACAGACGGTGATAACGCCGAGGACGCTCCTCAAAAAACAAACTCAACATTCTACGTTCAGACACCTGATCGAGGTAGAGACTCGGACTATGAGTATATGGCACCTCAACCAAACCCAACTTATGAAAATATAAGCAGATCGCCCACATATAAGAATCCAACCAAACCAAACCATGGAAACTTGCGTGTAAGCATAGAAGACAGCTCAAAGCCAACAAATCCTG GTGCAAGGACTGGAAAGCGAGGTCTATCTCGGGACTATTCAGATGATTCTCCCGACCCGCCGGCTTACTTGTTGAGATCACCAAGTCCAAAGCTGTTAACGCCTCACTACTTTTCAAAAGGGTTGTCACATGAACTTCGTAGCAATACCGCACCTGACAGAAGTTCTGACCACAGGTTGCAACGGAGCTACTCGGACTCATACTCTCCGACTGCTAGGGCAATGGACAGCCCTCCAGTCTTCCCAAGTGCAAAGGATCAGTCAGCTGATCAAGATGCGGTATTCACTGACCAGGCAGAGAAAAAGGACGAGAGAAACCGAGTCTCTTTACACAGAACTATGAGCATTGGCAGCATGGTGGAAATCATGGGTGACCCTCCAAAGTATGGGGTCATCAAATGGATGGGGATCTTACCCGATACGGAAAAAGACGCTGTGGGAGTGGAATTG GAAGAAGAGATTACTGGCTGTACAGACGGTACATTTAAAGGAATTCGACTTTTCGACTGTCCGCCCCGCAGGGGTATCTTCGTTCTCTCCAAGAACGTCAGACCTGATTCTCGATTTGCCACTAATCACAGCGCAAGGCACAGAACCCTAAGTGAAG CGTTTGGACAGTATGACTCTCCGATGGTTGAGGAATATATTGCTCCTCCAGACGAGTTGACTCCAGAGCTCATTGGCTTTGGAAAGGGAATCCAGGGCCACCACAATTCCTGCTACTTGGACACAACCCTCTACAGCATGTTTGCATTCAGTCTGGCCTTTGATGAGCTCATACTCAGAGACATGGGTGGCAGCGACCTCCAACAGTTTGAAGAAGTCCAAAACATCCTTAAGAGCGGCATTGTTAATCCCTTGAGAAA acaTGGATTTGTCAGGGCGGATCGTGTTCTTAAATTCCGCGAACTGCTTGACAAGTTTGGCTCTGTATCTGGCCTGACCACAGAAGAAAAAGACCCCGAGGAGTTCCTCAACACGGTGcaccaaattttcaaatctgaaCCATATGTAAAAGTGAG ggATAGTCGGGGTGAGgagcattcattttttttctatcagATGTTCATGGAAAGAGATGAAAGCAAATCATTGCCAACGGTGCAACAGCTCTTTGAGCAATCATTTTTAGTCTCAGATATTAAGCTTGTTGAG GTGCCTGGTTGTCTATTGGTTCAAATGCCCAGATATGGTAAGAACTACAAGATGTATGACAGAGTCATACCAAGTCTGACATTGGACATAACTGACGTCTTGGATGGAT TTCCCCGGCAGTGCACCATTTGTCAGGGCTTGGCAGAGCATGAGTGTCGAGACTGCAACACTGCGAAAAGTTTTAATGATCAGATAACGGCGTATTGTTCAGAATGTGCAAAGAGG ACACACAGTCATCAGAAACGAAAAAATCACAAGTACACTGAGCTGTCACTGCCCGAAGATGTGAAAACCTTCTACCGGGAAAATCCTGGTGAGATTGAAAGACAGTGCATGGAGCTATTTGCTGTGGTCTGCATTGAAACGAGTCACTACGTGGCTTTTGTAAAAAGCGGCAGCGGTGAAGACAAGCAGTGGTGCTTCTTTGATAGCATGGCAGACAGGAAAG GTGAAGAAGATGGCCACAATATCCCAGCTGTAACACACCTACCAGATTTTGTAACGTGGTTGCAAGATGACAAGATCAAAAAGACTGAGATCAAAGACATGCCTGAACACTTGCGAAGGCTTGTGTGTGATGCATACCTCCTCTTCTATCAAAGTCCAGACACACTCATGTATGGCACAAGTAGCAAGCCACACTAG
- the LOC139117151 gene encoding uncharacterized protein, with protein MTEFAAKLPAVAIVLALALLYVPAVSAVDCPSDWPFPSCPRTNSTDTEDHTVCCIVYDNQKSCCTEDYVTTWLIVLVTLLAVALIVFIVIMALVCCGFCACVACCDSCVKSSRTSTSVVA; from the exons ATGACGGAATTTGCAGCGAAACTTCCCGCCGTTGCTATTGTACTAGCATTGGCTTTGCTCTACG taccgGCGGTTTCGGCAGTAGACTGCCCATCCGATTGGCCTTTCCCGTCCTGCCCTCGTACAAATTCAACAGACACAGAAGATCACACGGTATGCTGTATTGTCTATGACAATCAAAAGAGCTGTTGTACGGAAGATTATGTGAC GACCTGGTTGATTGTCCTGGTGACCCTGCTGGCCGTGGCTTTGATCGTCTTCATCGTCATCATGGCGTTGGTGTGCTGTGGTTTCTGCGCCTGCGTGGCATGCTGTGACTCTTGTGTTAAAAGTAGCCGAACTAGTACTTCAGTTGTAGCATGA
- the LOC139117153 gene encoding ubiquitin carboxyl-terminal hydrolase CYLD-like isoform X2, producing the protein MSRRLSPYFILLKDQIVPRQGKTALVNRPEAKDRQVLGGTLLELVEVRARDAGRPHTSVITGPGGEKLKFRSLDHDNIRLECSHNEVARISTEEKDLLLALVTLRERYDLYVDRKKLDWGLSIKIDSRVLVEIPTLVHKAPGKVRYKGPLPGASGTHFGVELLHDKGQGTTNGVFRKQQFFRCEQDCGVFVSIQKLTFEGHTENVHKPRDDRSRTGKNHGDTEMHIGMRVVIFCAAEDGKERQEYGTVRYIGTPKKLKGEKYVGIELDNPAGKGSGKYEGEQLFQARKDHATLVPIDAVLPACHLEDTNAAKPDSATATSSNLSDVLNEASKELGMSKGDLLKEQEELFREYEKKKEQESRVPATKLVGRHLSDGMHRAIPEEPSKRIPGVAYPSDGARNSVFYTDGDNAEDAPQKTNSTFYVQTPDRGRDSDYEYMAPQPNPTYENISRSPTYKNPTKPNHGNLRVSIEDSSKPTNPGARTGKRGLSRDYSDDSPDPPAYLLRSPSPKLLTPHYFSKGLSHELRSNTAPDRSSDHRLQRSYSDSYSPTARAMDSPPVFPSAKDQSADQDAVFTDQAEKKDERNRVSLHRTMSIGSMVEIMGDPPKYGVIKWMGILPDTEKDAVGVELEEEITGCTDGTFKGIRLFDCPPRRGIFVLSKNVRPDSRFATNHSARHRTLSEAFGQYDSPMVEEYIAPPDELTPELIGFGKGIQGHHNSCYLDTTLYSMFAFSLAFDELILRDMGGSDLQQFEEVQNILKSGIVNPLRKHGFVRADRVLKFRELLDKFGSVSGLTTEEKDPEEFLNTVHQIFKSEPYVKVRDSRGEEHSFFFYQMFMERDESKSLPTVQQLFEQSFLVSDIKLVEVPGCLLVQMPRYGKNYKMYDRVIPSLTLDITDVLDGFPRQCTICQGLAEHECRDCNTAKSFNDQITAYCSECAKRTHSHQKRKNHKYTELSLPEDVKTFYRENPGEIERQCMELFAVVCIETSHYVAFVKSGSGEDKQWCFFDSMADRKGEEDGHNIPAVTHLPDFVTWLQDDKIKKTEIKDMPEHLRRLVCDAYLLFYQSPDTLMYGTSSKPH; encoded by the exons ATGAGTAGGAGACTGAGTCCATACTTTATTCTGCTCAAGGATCAAATTGTGCCCAGGCAAGGTAAAACAGCTTTGGTGAATCGACCAGAAGCGAAGGATAGACAGGTTCTGGGGGGTACACTGCTCGAACTTGTAGAGGTCAGAGCGAGAGATGCTGGCAGGCCTCACACGAGTGTTATTACTGGACCAGGTGGAGAGAAACTCAAATTCCGTTCGCTTGATCATGACAACATACGCCTCGAATGTTCACACAACGAAGTTGCACGGATATCGACAGAAGAAAAGGACTTGCTTTTGGCATTGGTGACCCTTAGAGAAAGATATGATTTGTACGTCGATAGAAAGAAACTCGACTGGGGACTCTCGATCAAGATTGACTCTCGTGTGCTTGTGGAGATCCCGACGTTGGTTCATAAAGCGCCCGGGAAAGTAAGGTACAAGGGACCGCTGCCAGGAGCGTCAGGAACACACTTTGGCGTTGAACTGTTG CATGACAAAGGCCAAGGAACCACCAATGGAGTATTTCGCAAACAGCAATTCTTTCGTTGTGAGCAGGACTGTGGTGTTTTTGTCAGCATTCAAAAACTTACATTTGAAGGacacactgaaaatgttcacaaaCCTAGGGATGATAGATCTAGGACAGGTAAAAACCATGGTGACACTGAAATGCATATAGGAATGAGAGTTGTGATTTTCTGTGCTGCGGAGGATGGAAAAGAAAGACAAGAATACGGAACTGTGAGATACATCGGCACGCCAAAGAAACTTAAAGGAGAGAAATACGTAGGAATTGAGCTG GATAACCCAGCTGGAAAAGGCAGTGGAAAATATGAAGGAGAGCAACTGTTCCAAGCCAGGAAGGATCACGCTACCTTAGTACCGATTGATGCGGTGCTCCCAGCATGTCACCTCGAAGACACAAATG CGGCTAAGCCAGACAGTGCAACTGCTACATCGAGCAATCTGTCAGACGTGCTCAACGAAGCTTCTAAAGAACTTGGAATGAGCAAAGGAGATCTCCTGAAAGAACAGGAAGAACTTTTCAGAGAATATGAGAAGAAGAAAGAGCAGGAAAGTAGAGTGCCGGCGACAAAGCTCGTCGGACGGCACCTGAGCGACGGAATGCACAGAGCGATTCCTGAGGAACCTTCTAAACGAATTCCAGGTGTGGCATACCCAAGTGATGGGGCCAGAAATTCTGTGTTTTATACAGACGGTGATAACGCCGAGGACGCTCCTCAAAAAACAAACTCAACATTCTACGTTCAGACACCTGATCGAGGTAGAGACTCGGACTATGAGTATATGGCACCTCAACCAAACCCAACTTATGAAAATATAAGCAGATCGCCCACATATAAGAATCCAACCAAACCAAACCATGGAAACTTGCGTGTAAGCATAGAAGACAGCTCAAAGCCAACAAATCCTG GTGCAAGGACTGGAAAGCGAGGTCTATCTCGGGACTATTCAGATGATTCTCCCGACCCGCCGGCTTACTTGTTGAGATCACCAAGTCCAAAGCTGTTAACGCCTCACTACTTTTCAAAAGGGTTGTCACATGAACTTCGTAGCAATACCGCACCTGACAGAAGTTCTGACCACAGGTTGCAACGGAGCTACTCGGACTCATACTCTCCGACTGCTAGGGCAATGGACAGCCCTCCAGTCTTCCCAAGTGCAAAGGATCAGTCAGCTGATCAAGATGCGGTATTCACTGACCAGGCAGAGAAAAAGGACGAGAGAAACCGAGTCTCTTTACACAGAACTATGAGCATTGGCAGCATGGTGGAAATCATGGGTGACCCTCCAAAGTATGGGGTCATCAAATGGATGGGGATCTTACCCGATACGGAAAAAGACGCTGTGGGAGTGGAATTG GAAGAAGAGATTACTGGCTGTACAGACGGTACATTTAAAGGAATTCGACTTTTCGACTGTCCGCCCCGCAGGGGTATCTTCGTTCTCTCCAAGAACGTCAGACCTGATTCTCGATTTGCCACTAATCACAGCGCAAGGCACAGAACCCTAAGTGAAG CGTTTGGACAGTATGACTCTCCGATGGTTGAGGAATATATTGCTCCTCCAGACGAGTTGACTCCAGAGCTCATTGGCTTTGGAAAGGGAATCCAGGGCCACCACAATTCCTGCTACTTGGACACAACCCTCTACAGCATGTTTGCATTCAGTCTGGCCTTTGATGAGCTCATACTCAGAGACATGGGTGGCAGCGACCTCCAACAGTTTGAAGAAGTCCAAAACATCCTTAAGAGCGGCATTGTTAATCCCTTGAGAAA acaTGGATTTGTCAGGGCGGATCGTGTTCTTAAATTCCGCGAACTGCTTGACAAGTTTGGCTCTGTATCTGGCCTGACCACAGAAGAAAAAGACCCCGAGGAGTTCCTCAACACGGTGcaccaaattttcaaatctgaaCCATATGTAAAAGTGAG ggATAGTCGGGGTGAGgagcattcattttttttctatcagATGTTCATGGAAAGAGATGAAAGCAAATCATTGCCAACGGTGCAACAGCTCTTTGAGCAATCATTTTTAGTCTCAGATATTAAGCTTGTTGAG GTGCCTGGTTGTCTATTGGTTCAAATGCCCAGATATGGTAAGAACTACAAGATGTATGACAGAGTCATACCAAGTCTGACATTGGACATAACTGACGTCTTGGATGGAT TTCCCCGGCAGTGCACCATTTGTCAGGGCTTGGCAGAGCATGAGTGTCGAGACTGCAACACTGCGAAAAGTTTTAATGATCAGATAACGGCGTATTGTTCAGAATGTGCAAAGAGG ACACACAGTCATCAGAAACGAAAAAATCACAAGTACACTGAGCTGTCACTGCCCGAAGATGTGAAAACCTTCTACCGGGAAAATCCTGGTGAGATTGAAAGACAGTGCATGGAGCTATTTGCTGTGGTCTGCATTGAAACGAGTCACTACGTGGCTTTTGTAAAAAGCGGCAGCGGTGAAGACAAGCAGTGGTGCTTCTTTGATAGCATGGCAGACAGGAAAG GTGAAGAAGATGGCCACAATATCCCAGCTGTAACACACCTACCAGATTTTGTAACGTGGTTGCAAGATGACAAGATCAAAAAGACTGAGATCAAAGACATGCCTGAACACTTGCGAAGGCTTGTGTGTGATGCATACCTCCTCTTCTATCAAAGTCCAGACACACTCATGTATGGCACAAGTAGCAAGCCACACTAG